A stretch of the Corynebacterium maris DSM 45190 genome encodes the following:
- a CDS encoding GNAT family acetyltransferase encodes MPRLVHLDRPVPSQEPADCVLTFAFLANLAAQEASGDPAASISVERVTHRLAGSAESDSVMLGLLPTADAAAADALPMSPLGYPLIPSTQPADATADGFFDFLGFVHISLPQLEERHILEFEIVLDADLQPLPGEDLSPEARDTIAALLSGVEHVARLRGRSVLQLSIMHPAGQRPGTGAMAEVLRGHGYRAGLAEMQSVLTVPEHDPTDPPAGYRVQILEDYRVPPELIDDVAALFTTASTDVPHGTMSTEPARWDARRLADAAARLHDRGGRQLMALLIDPGGEAHALSEFLWHAGSRPDVVEQGATIVARGRRRRGLGTAATHWGLAALRTAWPDAERVYSSEATDDPAMAAILTALGATPISGSSSWEKTLGEKTVD; translated from the coding sequence TTGCCGCGACTGGTCCATCTCGACCGGCCGGTTCCTTCGCAGGAGCCGGCCGATTGCGTGCTCACCTTCGCGTTTCTGGCCAACCTCGCGGCCCAGGAAGCCAGCGGCGACCCGGCGGCCTCGATCTCCGTGGAACGGGTGACCCACCGGCTCGCCGGGTCAGCGGAGTCCGACTCGGTGATGCTCGGCCTGCTGCCTACGGCCGACGCCGCGGCGGCGGATGCGTTGCCGATGTCCCCGCTGGGCTACCCGCTGATCCCGTCGACGCAGCCCGCCGACGCCACGGCGGACGGGTTCTTCGATTTTCTGGGCTTCGTGCACATCAGCCTCCCCCAGCTGGAGGAACGCCACATCCTCGAGTTCGAGATCGTGTTGGACGCCGACCTGCAGCCGCTGCCCGGCGAGGACTTGAGTCCCGAGGCCCGCGACACGATCGCCGCGCTGTTGTCCGGCGTGGAACACGTCGCCCGCCTGCGCGGGCGCAGCGTCCTGCAGCTGTCGATCATGCATCCGGCGGGTCAGCGCCCCGGCACCGGCGCGATGGCCGAGGTGTTGCGCGGGCACGGGTACCGGGCCGGCTTGGCCGAAATGCAGTCCGTCCTCACCGTGCCCGAACACGATCCGACGGACCCGCCGGCGGGTTACCGCGTGCAAATTCTCGAGGACTACCGGGTGCCGCCCGAGCTCATCGACGACGTCGCCGCCCTGTTCACCACCGCCAGCACCGACGTCCCCCACGGCACCATGAGCACCGAGCCAGCCCGGTGGGACGCCCGCCGGTTGGCGGACGCCGCCGCCCGCCTGCACGACCGGGGCGGGCGGCAGCTCATGGCGCTGCTCATCGACCCCGGCGGCGAAGCGCACGCCCTCAGCGAATTCCTGTGGCACGCCGGCTCCCGGCCGGACGTCGTGGAACAGGGCGCCACCATCGTCGCCCGCGGCCGACGCCGCCGCGGGCTGGGCACGGCGGCCACGCACTGGGGCCTGGCAGCCCTGCGCACCGCCTGGCCGGACGCCGAGCGGGTGTATTCCTCCGAGGCCACCGACGACCCGGCGATGGCGGCGATCCTCACCGCCCTCGGCGCCACACCGATCAGCGGCTCGTCCTCCTGGGAGAAGACACTCGGGGAAAAGACCGTCGACTAG
- the gluA gene encoding glutamate ABC transporter ATP-binding protein GluA encodes MIRMEGVNKYFDDFQALTDINLEVPTGQVVVVLGPSGSGKSTLCRTINRLETVESGAIAIDGVPLPEEGKALARLRADVGMVFQQFNLFPHMTIKDNVTLGPMKVRKLKKADAEKRAMALLDRVGIANQSHKYPAQLSGGQQQRVAIARALAMSPKVMLFDEPTSALDPEMVNEVLEVMADLAREGMTMLVVSHEMGFARKVADRVLFMADGAIVEDASPEDFFTSPTSSRAKDFLGKILAH; translated from the coding sequence ATGATCCGCATGGAGGGCGTGAACAAATATTTCGACGACTTTCAGGCGCTGACCGACATCAACCTGGAAGTGCCCACCGGCCAGGTGGTCGTCGTGCTCGGGCCGTCCGGCTCCGGAAAATCCACGCTGTGCCGGACCATCAACCGCCTGGAAACCGTCGAATCCGGCGCCATCGCCATCGACGGCGTGCCCCTGCCCGAGGAAGGCAAGGCCCTCGCCCGGCTACGCGCGGACGTCGGCATGGTCTTTCAGCAGTTCAACCTCTTTCCCCACATGACCATCAAGGACAACGTCACCCTCGGCCCCATGAAAGTGCGCAAACTCAAAAAGGCCGACGCCGAAAAACGGGCGATGGCCCTGCTGGACCGGGTCGGCATCGCCAACCAGTCGCACAAATACCCCGCGCAGCTGTCCGGCGGGCAGCAACAACGCGTCGCCATCGCCCGGGCGTTGGCGATGAGTCCCAAGGTCATGCTGTTCGACGAACCGACCTCCGCCCTCGACCCGGAAATGGTCAACGAAGTTCTGGAGGTCATGGCGGACCTCGCCCGCGAGGGCATGACCATGCTCGTCGTCAGCCATGAAATGGGTTTTGCCCGCAAAGTCGCCGACCGGGTGCTGTTCATGGCTGACGGCGCCATCGTCGAAGACGCCTCCCCCGAGGACTTCTTCACCTCCCCGACCTCCAGTCGCGCCAAGGATTTCCTCGGCAAGATCCTCGCCCACTAA
- a CDS encoding amino acid ABC transporter permease, which produces MEALWADLWPAILSAFWVTIQLTFWSALGSLVLGIVLTAMRVSPVRVLRSLATFYITTIRNTPLTLIILFCSFGLYQNLGLQLAERSSPTFLTDQNFRLAILGFILYTSAFVAESLRSGINTVHFGQAEAARSLGLGFGQLFRLIIFPQAVRASIVPLGNTLIALTKNTTIASVIGVAEASLLMKETIEIHANQLFIIFGAFALGFIILTLPMGLSLGSLSNRLAVKK; this is translated from the coding sequence ATGGAAGCACTGTGGGCCGACCTCTGGCCGGCGATCCTCTCGGCCTTCTGGGTCACCATCCAGCTGACCTTCTGGTCGGCCCTGGGATCGCTGGTGCTCGGAATCGTGCTGACCGCCATGCGCGTCTCCCCCGTGCGGGTGCTGCGTTCACTGGCCACCTTCTACATCACCACGATCCGCAACACGCCGCTGACGCTGATCATCCTGTTCTGCTCCTTCGGCCTGTACCAAAACTTGGGGCTGCAGCTGGCCGAGCGCTCCTCCCCGACCTTCTTGACGGACCAAAACTTCCGTCTCGCCATCCTCGGGTTCATCCTCTACACCTCCGCCTTCGTCGCTGAGTCACTGCGCTCCGGCATCAACACGGTGCACTTCGGCCAGGCCGAGGCCGCCCGGTCGCTGGGGCTGGGCTTCGGCCAACTGTTCCGGCTCATCATCTTCCCGCAGGCGGTGCGCGCCTCCATCGTGCCGTTGGGCAACACGCTCATCGCACTGACCAAAAACACCACCATCGCCTCCGTCATCGGCGTGGCGGAAGCCTCCCTGCTGATGAAAGAGACCATCGAAATCCACGCCAATCAGCTCTTCATCATCTTCGGCGCCTTCGCGTTGGGCTTCATCATCCTCACCTTGCCCATGGGGCTGTCCCTGGGATCCCTGTCGAACCGTCTGGCGGTGAAAAAGTAA
- a CDS encoding quinone oxidoreductase family protein has translation MKVIGFTQPGSPDVLTAFDLPAPEPAAGEVLIRVHAAAVNPTDTVKRAGEHADGVSVPGMDAAGILEAIGPGTETDLVMGDAVMAIVVPNGAHGAYSEKIALPAESVVRAPRGIGHVEAASVPMNALTARLALDTLALAPGQTVAVTGAAGAMGGYAVQLAKADGLRVVADAADKDKELVTQLGADTVLPRGADFAERVREEFPDGVDGLIDGAVQEDEITGAVRDGGAVISVRGYDAAGERGVEFRPISVPSYAREHAKLDALRQQVEDGQLSPRVAEEFPAEQAAEAHRRLEGGGVRGRLVLTF, from the coding sequence ATGAAGGTTATTGGATTCACCCAGCCCGGATCACCCGACGTCCTGACCGCTTTCGACCTCCCCGCCCCGGAACCAGCGGCCGGGGAAGTGCTCATCCGCGTGCACGCGGCCGCCGTCAACCCGACCGACACCGTGAAACGTGCAGGCGAGCATGCCGACGGGGTGAGCGTGCCCGGCATGGACGCCGCCGGGATCCTCGAGGCCATTGGCCCCGGCACCGAGACCGACCTGGTGATGGGGGACGCGGTCATGGCGATCGTCGTGCCGAACGGCGCGCACGGCGCGTATTCGGAAAAAATCGCGTTGCCGGCCGAGTCCGTGGTGCGCGCCCCTCGAGGGATCGGTCACGTGGAGGCGGCGTCGGTGCCGATGAACGCGCTGACCGCCCGGTTGGCGTTGGACACGCTGGCGCTTGCGCCGGGGCAGACGGTGGCGGTCACGGGCGCAGCCGGCGCCATGGGCGGCTACGCGGTGCAGCTGGCGAAAGCCGACGGACTCCGCGTCGTCGCCGACGCCGCCGACAAGGACAAAGAGCTGGTCACGCAGTTGGGTGCGGACACGGTGCTGCCGCGTGGCGCAGACTTCGCCGAGCGGGTACGCGAGGAGTTCCCAGACGGGGTCGACGGACTCATCGACGGCGCCGTGCAAGAAGACGAGATCACCGGCGCGGTCCGCGACGGCGGGGCAGTGATCAGCGTCCGCGGTTATGACGCCGCCGGGGAACGCGGCGTGGAGTTCCGGCCGATCAGCGTGCCCAGCTACGCTCGCGAGCACGCGAAACTGGATGCGCTGCGTCAGCAGGTGGAGGATGGGCAGTTGAGCCCGCGCGTCGCCGAGGAGTTCCCGGCGGAGCAGGCGGCAGAAGCACACCGCCGCCTCGAGGGCGGCGGTGTGCGCGGACGGTTGGTGCTGACGTTCTAG
- a CDS encoding glutamate ABC transporter substrate-binding protein has product MSRTPIRLLSTIAAVGLAGVTLVACGDDSSGGDGLLANIEAGEVTLGTKYDQPGLGLRNPDGSLSGLDVDVATYVVNHIAEANGWEDPAISWRETPSAQRETLIQNGEVDMIAATYSINEGRAESVNFGGPYLLTHQALLVREDDTTIETLEDLDGKLLCSVTGSTPAQTVKDVLDGVQLQEYDTYSSCTEALRQGNIDAMTTDATILNGYAAQSQGEFRVVAMEQDGQPFTDEHYGVGLTKGDEEATEAVNDALTAMHDDGSFDQFVSDNLDAGDGVTPGTPGDLSFLDQ; this is encoded by the coding sequence ATGTCCCGCACCCCGATCCGTCTCCTGTCCACCATCGCCGCCGTCGGCCTCGCCGGCGTCACGCTCGTCGCCTGCGGCGACGACTCCTCCGGCGGCGACGGCCTGCTCGCCAACATCGAGGCGGGCGAGGTCACCCTGGGCACCAAGTACGACCAGCCGGGCCTGGGCCTGCGCAACCCCGACGGCTCCCTCTCCGGCCTCGACGTGGACGTCGCCACCTACGTGGTCAACCACATCGCCGAAGCCAACGGCTGGGAAGATCCCGCGATTTCCTGGCGGGAAACCCCTTCCGCGCAGCGGGAAACCCTCATCCAAAACGGTGAAGTCGACATGATCGCCGCGACCTACTCCATCAACGAAGGCCGCGCCGAATCCGTGAACTTCGGCGGCCCCTACCTCCTGACCCACCAGGCGTTGTTGGTACGCGAGGACGACACCACCATCGAAACGCTCGAAGACTTGGACGGCAAGCTGCTGTGTTCCGTGACCGGCTCCACCCCGGCGCAGACAGTCAAGGACGTCCTCGACGGCGTCCAACTGCAGGAGTACGACACCTACTCCTCCTGCACGGAAGCGCTGCGTCAGGGCAACATCGACGCGATGACCACGGACGCCACCATCCTCAACGGCTACGCCGCCCAGTCCCAGGGTGAATTCCGGGTGGTCGCCATGGAGCAGGACGGTCAACCCTTCACCGACGAGCACTACGGCGTCGGGCTGACCAAGGGCGACGAGGAAGCCACCGAGGCCGTCAACGACGCCTTGACCGCAATGCACGACGACGGTTCCTTCGACCAGTTCGTCAGCGACAACCTGGACGCCGGTGACGGCGTGACCCCGGGTACCCCGGGCGACCTGTCCTTCCTGGACCAGTAA
- the miaA gene encoding tRNA (adenosine(37)-N6)-dimethylallyltransferase MiaA, producing MTDLPPIAVVGPTASGKSALSLDLAERYGGEIVNVDSMQLYQGMDIGTAKLPVDERRGIPHHLLDVLAVTEKASVAQYQEAAVAAVEEIAARGVRPIMVGGSMLYVQSLIDDWRFPPTDPRVRATYEARLESVGIDHLHAELAAVDPAAAAVIEDKDPRRTVRALEVIQLTGRPFQASQPPRNAPPRWGTVILGLRTESEWLNPRIEQRTREMFEAGFVDEVEQLVAEHGLIAESTAGRAIGYAQVLAALAGEYSMEEALERTITGTRRYVRRQRSWFNRDTRIQWLDAAGDTTAQAIEVLERVGQ from the coding sequence ATGACTGACCTGCCTCCGATCGCCGTGGTCGGGCCCACCGCCTCCGGCAAATCCGCCCTGTCTTTGGATCTGGCCGAGCGTTACGGCGGGGAGATCGTCAACGTCGACTCCATGCAGTTGTATCAGGGCATGGACATCGGCACCGCCAAGCTGCCCGTCGACGAACGCCGCGGTATCCCGCACCATCTCCTCGACGTCCTGGCGGTGACGGAAAAGGCGTCCGTCGCGCAGTACCAGGAGGCCGCCGTCGCCGCGGTCGAGGAGATCGCCGCTCGCGGCGTACGCCCCATCATGGTCGGCGGGTCGATGCTGTACGTGCAGTCACTCATCGACGACTGGCGGTTCCCGCCCACCGACCCACGGGTCCGCGCCACCTACGAGGCCCGCCTGGAGTCCGTCGGGATCGACCATCTGCATGCGGAGCTGGCCGCGGTCGATCCGGCGGCCGCCGCGGTGATCGAGGACAAGGATCCGCGCCGCACCGTCCGCGCCCTGGAGGTCATCCAACTGACGGGCCGGCCGTTTCAGGCCTCGCAACCCCCGCGCAACGCTCCGCCGCGCTGGGGCACGGTCATCCTCGGGCTGCGCACCGAGTCGGAATGGCTCAACCCGCGCATCGAGCAACGTACCCGGGAGATGTTCGAGGCCGGTTTCGTCGACGAGGTCGAGCAACTGGTGGCGGAGCACGGCCTGATCGCGGAGTCCACCGCCGGACGGGCGATCGGCTACGCCCAAGTGCTGGCAGCGCTGGCGGGGGAGTACTCGATGGAGGAGGCGCTGGAGCGCACAATCACCGGCACCCGCCGCTATGTGCGCCGACAGCGGTCCTGGTTCAACCGGGACACCCGCATCCAGTGGTTGGACGCGGCGGGCGACACCACCGCGCAGGCGATAGAGGTGCTGGAGCGGGTGGGGCAGTAG
- a CDS encoding DUF349 domain-containing protein, with protein MTTPANPSPRPSNTPKPGPRPTPGTMPKPGPRPGAGTSRPAPSPVPVAAPPKNDPAKFGRVAEDGSVFVTTAAGERQIGSWQAGTPAEGLAHYGARFDDLATEVELLEARLKAHPEEAANIRKQAEELRASLPEAAVIGDLDALDARLGAVISHSEAAGEKARARQEQRREEDIARKERLAEEAEEIAANSTDWKIGGDRIRAILDEWKTIRGVDRKTDDALWKRYSRARDAFNRRRGSHFADLDRQRGEAKRKKEALVERAQALQNSTDWNETARAYRDLMSEWKAAGRAPREVDDKLWAQFRAAQDHFFGARDAVNAERDEEFAANAAAKDALLAEYDEQIDPAKGLDGAKAKLRELQDKWDEIGYVPRGQVREYEDKITAVEKRVADAEDAQWRRTDPEAQARAAQFQAKVDDLTAQAESAEAKGKAKQAAQLREQAAQWAEWAETAANALEDE; from the coding sequence ATGACGACCCCTGCGAATCCTTCCCCCCGCCCCAGCAACACGCCGAAGCCGGGACCGCGCCCGACTCCGGGCACCATGCCGAAGCCGGGGCCGCGGCCGGGAGCGGGCACGTCGCGTCCGGCTCCGTCGCCGGTGCCGGTGGCGGCTCCGCCCAAGAACGACCCCGCGAAGTTCGGCCGCGTCGCCGAGGACGGGTCCGTGTTCGTCACCACGGCCGCCGGGGAGCGTCAGATCGGCTCCTGGCAGGCCGGCACCCCGGCTGAAGGGCTCGCCCACTACGGCGCCCGTTTCGATGACTTGGCCACCGAGGTGGAGCTCCTCGAGGCCCGCCTCAAGGCGCATCCGGAGGAGGCGGCCAATATCCGTAAGCAGGCGGAGGAGCTGCGTGCCTCCCTGCCTGAGGCGGCCGTCATCGGCGATCTCGACGCGTTGGACGCCCGTCTCGGCGCCGTCATCTCGCATTCGGAGGCCGCGGGCGAAAAGGCCCGCGCCCGGCAGGAACAGCGCCGCGAGGAGGACATCGCGCGGAAGGAGCGGCTCGCCGAGGAGGCGGAGGAGATCGCCGCGAACTCCACCGACTGGAAGATCGGCGGGGACCGGATCCGCGCCATTCTGGATGAGTGGAAGACCATCCGCGGCGTCGATCGGAAGACCGATGACGCGCTGTGGAAGCGCTACTCGCGCGCCCGGGACGCCTTCAACCGTCGCCGCGGTTCCCACTTCGCGGACCTCGACCGCCAGCGCGGGGAGGCCAAGCGCAAGAAGGAAGCGCTCGTCGAGCGGGCCCAGGCATTGCAGAACTCCACCGACTGGAACGAGACGGCGCGCGCCTACCGCGATCTGATGTCGGAGTGGAAGGCCGCCGGCCGCGCCCCGCGCGAGGTCGACGACAAATTGTGGGCGCAGTTCCGCGCCGCGCAGGATCACTTCTTCGGCGCCCGGGACGCGGTCAACGCCGAGCGCGACGAAGAGTTCGCGGCCAACGCCGCCGCCAAGGACGCGCTGCTGGCGGAATACGACGAGCAGATCGACCCGGCCAAGGGCCTGGACGGCGCCAAGGCGAAGCTGCGGGAGCTGCAGGACAAGTGGGACGAGATCGGTTACGTGCCGCGCGGACAGGTCCGCGAGTACGAAGACAAGATCACGGCCGTGGAGAAGCGAGTCGCCGACGCGGAGGACGCCCAGTGGCGTCGCACCGACCCGGAGGCGCAGGCACGGGCCGCACAGTTCCAAGCCAAGGTCGATGACCTGACTGCCCAGGCCGAGTCCGCCGAGGCCAAGGGCAAGGCGAAGCAGGCCGCCCAGCTACGCGAGCAGGCCGCCCAGTGGGCCGAGTGGGCGGAAACCGCCGCCAACGCGCTCGAGGACGAGTAG
- a CDS encoding Rv2732c family membrane protein translates to MSSSNHADNARDVQGADASRDLAAAEKKAARRMELGGHRWVLLAALVLFVIYLVTPHAGHVLGYEVVLRLPESVDGGIKITEYLYAWFSALGIGVFTTLTLLTRRAVFGLIAWMFSVVTLIFSLLALWLRQTRSVAEEDMSVGVGFFLSLIGVVLAVYAYSRIALRRSPEQAQLADARARDENLDEVGYVQREAMTTRRHTSFDNNPLFVDDRRQRATERYLASRPDTDGKEDEQDTPAP, encoded by the coding sequence ATGAGCAGCAGCAATCACGCGGACAACGCACGTGACGTCCAGGGCGCCGACGCCAGCCGCGATCTGGCCGCCGCGGAAAAGAAGGCCGCCCGGCGCATGGAGCTCGGCGGGCACCGGTGGGTGTTGCTCGCCGCGCTGGTGCTGTTCGTGATCTACCTGGTCACCCCGCACGCCGGGCATGTGCTCGGCTACGAGGTCGTCCTGCGCCTTCCGGAATCCGTCGACGGCGGCATCAAGATCACCGAATACCTCTACGCCTGGTTCAGCGCGCTGGGTATCGGCGTGTTCACCACGCTCACCTTGCTCACCCGCCGCGCGGTTTTCGGTCTGATCGCCTGGATGTTCAGCGTCGTCACGCTGATCTTCTCCCTGCTGGCGCTGTGGTTGCGCCAGACCCGCAGCGTCGCGGAGGAGGACATGAGCGTCGGCGTCGGATTTTTCCTCTCGCTCATCGGTGTGGTGCTGGCCGTCTACGCCTACAGTCGGATCGCGCTGCGACGCAGCCCCGAGCAGGCGCAGCTGGCGGACGCCCGCGCCCGGGACGAGAACCTCGACGAGGTCGGCTACGTGCAGCGCGAGGCCATGACCACCCGTCGGCACACCTCCTTCGACAACAACCCCCTTTTCGTCGACGACCGTCGCCAGCGTGCCACCGAGCGTTACCTGGCCTCCCGTCCGGACACCGACGGCAAGGAGGACGAGCAGGACACGCCCGCCCCCTGA
- the miaB gene encoding tRNA (N6-isopentenyl adenosine(37)-C2)-methylthiotransferase MiaB, which produces MTRVVQQTSDISQTIDARRTAPTYEVRTFGCQMNVHDSERLSGLLEDAGYLAAGQGQEPDLVVFNTCAVRDNADQRLYGSLGQLKSTKDNHPGMQIAVGGCLAQKDRDTVVEKAPWVDAVFGTHNMGALPALLERARHNDEAQVEIVESLEQFPSVLPAKRESAYAGWVSISVGCNNTCTFCIVPSLRGKEVDRRPGDILAEVQALVDQGVSEVTLLGQNVNSYGVNFSDPDLGRDRSAFSKLLRACGDIDGLERVRFTSPHPAEFTSDVIDAMAETPNVCPQLHMPLQSGSDKVLKDMRRSYRSKKFLAILDEVRAKLPHASITTDIIVGFPGETEEDFQATLDVVERARFTSAFTFQYSPRPGTPAAEMEQQIPKEVVQERFERLVALQDRVAGEENAKLVGVEVELLVQENGRKNDRTNRLSGRARDGRLVHFTPEGALDGEVRPGDVVTTVVTDSKPYFLIADAGVLSHRRTRAGDMSAAGQVPTTAPIGVGLGLPQIGAPASTPDAGPACHA; this is translated from the coding sequence ATGACGCGCGTGGTGCAGCAGACGAGTGACATTTCCCAGACCATCGACGCCCGACGGACGGCCCCCACCTACGAGGTCCGCACGTTCGGCTGCCAGATGAACGTCCACGACTCCGAACGACTTTCCGGCCTGCTGGAGGACGCCGGTTACCTGGCGGCCGGTCAGGGGCAGGAACCCGACCTGGTGGTGTTCAACACTTGCGCGGTGCGCGACAACGCCGACCAGCGACTCTACGGCTCTTTGGGCCAGCTCAAGAGCACGAAGGACAATCATCCGGGCATGCAGATCGCCGTCGGCGGTTGCCTGGCCCAGAAGGACCGCGACACCGTCGTCGAGAAGGCCCCCTGGGTGGACGCGGTCTTCGGCACCCACAACATGGGCGCCCTGCCCGCGTTGCTGGAGCGCGCCCGGCACAACGACGAGGCGCAGGTCGAGATCGTCGAATCCCTCGAGCAATTCCCGAGCGTGCTGCCGGCCAAGCGGGAATCCGCCTACGCCGGCTGGGTGTCCATTTCCGTCGGCTGCAACAACACGTGCACTTTCTGCATCGTGCCCAGCCTGCGCGGCAAGGAAGTCGACCGCCGCCCGGGCGACATCCTGGCCGAGGTGCAGGCGCTGGTCGACCAGGGCGTCAGCGAAGTGACTTTGCTCGGCCAGAACGTCAATTCCTACGGGGTGAACTTCTCCGACCCGGACCTGGGGCGAGACCGCTCGGCGTTTTCCAAGCTGTTGCGCGCCTGCGGCGACATCGACGGCCTGGAGCGCGTGCGCTTCACTTCCCCGCACCCGGCGGAGTTCACCTCCGACGTCATCGACGCGATGGCGGAGACCCCGAACGTGTGCCCCCAGTTGCACATGCCGCTGCAGTCCGGCTCTGACAAGGTGCTCAAGGACATGCGCCGGTCCTACCGTTCGAAGAAGTTCCTGGCCATCCTGGACGAGGTGCGCGCCAAGCTTCCGCACGCCTCCATCACCACCGACATCATCGTCGGCTTCCCCGGTGAGACCGAGGAAGACTTTCAGGCCACTCTTGACGTGGTCGAGCGGGCCCGGTTCACCTCCGCCTTCACCTTCCAGTACTCGCCGCGCCCGGGCACCCCGGCCGCAGAGATGGAGCAGCAGATCCCCAAAGAGGTCGTCCAGGAGCGCTTCGAGCGGCTCGTCGCCCTGCAGGACCGGGTGGCGGGCGAAGAAAACGCCAAGCTCGTGGGCGTCGAAGTCGAGTTGCTCGTGCAAGAAAACGGCCGTAAGAACGACCGGACCAACCGTCTGTCCGGGCGCGCCCGCGACGGTCGCCTGGTGCACTTCACCCCGGAAGGAGCGCTCGACGGTGAGGTGCGGCCGGGAGACGTCGTGACCACGGTGGTCACCGACTCCAAGCCGTATTTCCTCATCGCCGACGCCGGCGTGCTCAGTCACCGCCGCACCCGGGCCGGCGACATGTCGGCCGCGGGCCAGGTGCCCACCACCGCACCGATCGGCGTCGGTCTGGGGTTGCCGCAGATCGGCGCCCCGGCGTCGACGCCGGACGCCGGTCCCGCCTGCCACGCCTGA
- a CDS encoding baeRF2 domain-containing protein, with protein sequence MKFPWLKTALEQEGPFLSLYIDTTRTDENAATEITNRWQHLREKVTQEGAPKSLLDSIEDSILRPSSIGGDHGRAIIAAGDEILIDRVLPAPPREDAGAYGDTPLLLPLLQLTPHAIRQLLIEVDRAGADLHLRAATDPSIDNTTEALGEDATVEGGHDELHKTTKSGASRHGWRGDNFEARVEDSWERNAEAVAEQVNKLVLKHDPHMVILTGDVRAQSLLKDNLRQEVTSRIFEVPGGTRGQSMQRDSFLEALAETTQKFSDDRQNDLAEQYRESQARDGASVGGASEISASLDRGQVEELLFVIGHEPDNIEELLLKAITTDAGVSALDDGHVDLLDGVGALLRWRDDATPSNALGSMGNDRRRIDAVDPTRDDVSPREAEEAAIRSN encoded by the coding sequence GTGAAATTCCCTTGGCTGAAAACCGCTCTCGAGCAGGAGGGCCCGTTCCTCTCGCTGTACATCGACACCACCCGCACCGATGAAAACGCCGCCACCGAAATCACGAACCGGTGGCAGCATCTGCGGGAGAAGGTCACTCAAGAGGGCGCACCAAAGTCCTTGCTCGACAGCATCGAGGATTCCATTCTCCGGCCCTCCTCCATCGGCGGCGACCACGGCCGGGCGATCATCGCCGCCGGCGATGAGATCCTCATCGACCGTGTGCTTCCCGCCCCGCCCCGCGAGGACGCCGGCGCCTACGGCGACACGCCATTGCTGCTGCCGCTGCTGCAGCTGACGCCGCACGCCATCCGGCAGCTGCTCATCGAGGTCGACCGGGCCGGGGCGGACCTGCACCTGCGGGCCGCCACCGATCCGTCGATCGACAACACCACCGAGGCCCTCGGCGAGGACGCCACCGTCGAGGGCGGCCACGACGAGCTGCACAAGACCACCAAATCAGGAGCCAGCCGCCACGGTTGGCGCGGCGATAACTTCGAGGCCCGCGTCGAGGACTCCTGGGAGCGTAACGCCGAGGCCGTCGCCGAGCAGGTCAACAAGCTCGTGCTCAAGCACGACCCGCACATGGTCATCCTCACCGGCGACGTGCGCGCGCAGTCGCTGCTGAAGGACAATCTGCGACAGGAGGTCACGAGCCGGATCTTTGAAGTGCCCGGCGGCACCCGCGGGCAGAGCATGCAGCGCGACTCCTTCTTGGAGGCGCTCGCCGAGACTACGCAGAAGTTCTCCGACGACCGCCAAAACGATCTGGCGGAACAGTACCGGGAGAGCCAGGCCCGCGACGGCGCGTCTGTGGGCGGCGCCTCCGAAATCAGCGCCTCGCTGGATCGCGGACAGGTCGAGGAGCTGCTGTTCGTCATCGGCCACGAGCCGGACAACATCGAGGAGCTGCTGCTCAAGGCCATCACCACCGACGCCGGAGTCAGCGCGCTCGACGACGGCCACGTGGACCTGCTCGACGGGGTCGGCGCCTTGTTGCGCTGGCGCGACGACGCCACCCCGTCGAACGCGCTGGGCAGCATGGGCAATGACCGCCGTCGCATCGACGCGGTGGACCCCACCCGCGACGACGTCTCCCCGAGGGAGGCGGAAGAGGCCGCGATCCGCAGCAACTAA